The segment aatattatttagatttgctttaaataaataaaacgcttAATTTGTAATCTGTACTTTCACACTTGGGTGTCCCCTGACAGTATAAAGGgttcagtattattattttcttctctctcatttctcaCTTTGCTTTAGCAATCAAGATGATTACCAGTTGGTCCGGAAGCTTGGAAGAGGCAAATATAGTGAAGTGTTTGAAGCCATCAACATCAACAGCAACGACAGAGTGGTGGTGAAAATACTGAAGGTGAGACATTGAGCTGTGAATCTTAAAATAGGCTTTTAGATTTATTTCAATGATGAGATTTCCATCAACTCTGTGTACTCAATAAAACATCAGGTGTTTGGCCATTATCCTTAACGTAACCCTTAACATGGTGGTAAGATACACACAGCAGAATAAGGAAAACGAATTCCAATTTGATAAATGAGCTGTTTTAATTTCCGTTGAGGTGACATTTCAAATCCACATTCAACAATTTCCTTGTATGCATAATATAGTTGTACATTTTTTGAGACTCATCAGTGGTTGTTTTGCTGAAAGCAAGACGTTTTTTAACACTCTGGTTTACATAAATGTATGCAAGGATTTGATTATTGGCTTCATTCTCACTCTTGTGCTTTTACTTTTGCAGCCtgtcaagaagaagaagattaagcGTGAAATCAAAATCTTGGAAAACTTAAGAGGAGGAACCAACATAATTCGCCTTGTAGACACAGTCAAGGATCCTGTGGTAGGTTTGTCacatctctccatctgtctgcaAGCCTGAGTACAGTCCTTTATCATATAGATAAATCAAGGTTAATAATTGATTAAGTAAAGTTGTCTGTACTTGTTTCAGTCCAGAACACCAGCTCTAGTGTTTGAGTGCATCAATAACACAGATTTCAaggtacttaaaaaaataaaagattcaaTCCAAGATTTGCATAAATGTAGGAGAAATGCATAAATGTTTTAAGACAGTGGTTGTAAATTACTTTCTTATCTTACATTCTTATTTATAAGGATCTCTACCAGAGATTAACAGATTTTGACATTCGATTCTACCTTTATGAACTTCTGAAGGTAAGAGTACAAGTGTTTATCTTGCCCAATTGCCAACCCTATCTAGAAGCTTGCTAAAAGTTATTTGTGGGATATTTCTAGGCTCTGGATTACTCTCACAGTATGGGAATCATGCATCGGGATGTAAAGCCACACAATGTGATGATTGACCATCAAATGAGAAAGGTAAAAAAAGTTACAGGATGTATGATTTTGTAATCTCTGCAAGCAAAACACTATTGCAAGTTCCTAGGCGAAAGAACATTTTGTAGCAAGAGTTATGCTGCACTTTTCTCTACCATTACACAATGTGCAGCTAAAGTATTTGAGACAAGTGAGTGCCCATTATTGCtagcttttgtttgttagtgTGCAGTTAGACTTATTTCATGTCATGTTTCATTTCATGTTACATCGGTTTATAATGATATTAGACCTATCTGAGCATGACTCAGTGCTGTCTATTACAGAATTGTACTGAGGTGACTCACTGCTGCCCAGGAACATCacattacataatttttttttattataaatatatttctatttattttttagcaaatAAATCCTACATACTGTAGCTTTAATTattgctgtgtgtatgtgttttagtTGCGCCTGATAGACTGGGGCCTTGCTGAGTTCTATCATCCGTCGCAAGAATATAACGTAAGGGTGGCCTCAAGATCATACAAGGGGCCAGAGCTGTTAGTTGATTATCAGGTATAGTGTTCATATACATTGCTGAATGTATTTTGTAGTATTTGCATAGCAGTctgaacacgttttttttttgttttgtagatGTATGATTACAGTTTAGACATGTGGAGCCTGGGCTGCATGCTGGCCAGTATGATTTTTCAGAAGGAGCCCTTTTTCCATGGTCAGGACAATTATGACCAGGTAGTTAAACGTTGCACATCATTAAATCCAAATGTTctcaaaaaaagtaattaaatactgaattgtttctttttttgcttgttttcgGCTTGTTTTCTTCTCCACAGCTTGTTCGCATTGCTAAGGTTCTCGGGACCGAGGAACTTTACAGCTATCTTAAAAAGTATCACATTGAACTGGACACACGTTTCAAAGACCTGCTCGGACAGTGAGTTCACATCCAATTCTTTAACGTGATGTAGGttcattttctgttatattttatgtatatgaaCGATTTTTTTTGAATACTGTGTAGTATATGTATTTCATTATACTGAAAAATTTATACATTAgtctagaaataaataaagagggaaatgtacagaaaaataaattaattctatTTGTTAACACTGAACTAtgatttccttcttttaatgaaTTCAAGTTCATAAGTAGCACCTATATATATTGAAAACTgcataatctaatctaatttatcCTGTTGAAGTACAGTGCAACTTCGATACTCGGGGGTTACGTTCAATGACCCCTCACGAGTAACAAAAACAATCgagaggttttgactctctccttttgatggttccttttcaATGGatattgtacatgtactgtac is part of the Silurus meridionalis isolate SWU-2019-XX chromosome 9, ASM1480568v1, whole genome shotgun sequence genome and harbors:
- the csnk2a2a gene encoding casein kinase 2, alpha prime polypeptide a, with product MPAMPGPAASKARVYADVNTLKSKDYWDYEAHVPSWSNQDDYQLVRKLGRGKYSEVFEAININSNDRVVVKILKPVKKKKIKREIKILENLRGGTNIIRLVDTVKDPVSRTPALVFECINNTDFKDLYQRLTDFDIRFYLYELLKALDYSHSMGIMHRDVKPHNVMIDHQMRKLRLIDWGLAEFYHPSQEYNVRVASRSYKGPELLVDYQMYDYSLDMWSLGCMLASMIFQKEPFFHGQDNYDQLVRIAKVLGTEELYSYLKKYHIELDTRFKDLLGQQTRKRWEHFVQPENQHLVSSEALDLLDKLLRYDHQQRLTAQEAMEHPYFYPVLKGQSLSNSDGTLAISSSTAT